A genomic region of Elusimicrobiota bacterium contains the following coding sequences:
- a CDS encoding M48 family metalloprotease, whose product MNESLKSGSQEMNKATTPQPAMRGLRMTTLLIAFAAVQMRMTAPAAAYFGPVLKEESEVYNFNPDDPPMSVTWYRNPSEEVMRIFGRLFEILPRFHPSVMPVILEYKTEIDVAPAYVVKTKELYLYGLGPGSGVIVITYELLELVRNEHELALIIAHELAHVQLEHVKKVTSKSRRLYEREADIVGALYMQEAGFNCKEAEGVFRHSFEVDWARATTLFMPPEEETRDWVARLHEIRYEEGNRDAYPERLNVLRKVCK is encoded by the coding sequence ATGAACGAAAGCTTAAAATCGGGAAGCCAGGAAATGAACAAGGCAACAACGCCGCAGCCTGCGATGCGGGGCCTGCGCATGACAACTCTCCTCATAGCGTTCGCTGCGGTGCAGATGCGGATGACGGCGCCGGCAGCGGCATACTTCGGCCCGGTCCTAAAAGAGGAATCTGAAGTTTACAATTTCAATCCAGACGATCCCCCAATGAGCGTGACTTGGTACCGCAATCCAAGCGAAGAAGTGATGAGGATTTTTGGCCGGCTCTTTGAGATTTTACCGCGATTCCACCCGTCTGTAATGCCCGTTATCTTGGAATACAAGACGGAAATAGATGTTGCTCCCGCCTATGTAGTAAAGACAAAAGAGCTTTATCTTTATGGTCTTGGCCCCGGCAGCGGCGTTATTGTCATTACCTACGAATTGCTGGAACTTGTTCGCAACGAGCATGAGTTGGCCCTCATTATTGCCCACGAACTAGCTCATGTTCAATTGGAACACGTTAAAAAAGTCACAAGCAAAAGCCGGCGGCTGTACGAGCGGGAAGCTGATATCGTTGGAGCCCTCTACATGCAGGAAGCAGGTTTTAATTGCAAGGAGGCCGAGGGAGTATTCAGACATTCTTTTGAAGTTGACTGGGCCCGCGCTACAACCCTTTTTATGCCCCCTGAAGAAGAGACCCGAGACTGGGTAGCGAGACTCCATGAGATTAGATACGAGGAGGGCAACCGTGATGCCTATCCAGAAAGGCTCAATGTATTGCGCAAGGTTTGCAAATGA
- a CDS encoding nucleotidyl transferase AbiEii/AbiGii toxin family protein yields the protein MPWHPQAMTNDCRQTARLLLTLPQLKKFYLAGGTALALQFGHRVSMDLDFFSPDYPLDPSHLEALKTGLRKIGRFAIRKEEEGTLHVVILETAVSFLRYPYPALKPLLSWEGLAVASYEDIALMKIGAIIGRGAKKDFIDLYTISQKIPLTDLLKLSEQKFKHSADFYLQAAKALVYFDDAESDPSPRLLKPARWPQIKKYFEQEVPKAVKVILKSS from the coding sequence ATGCCCTGGCATCCCCAAGCCATGACAAATGATTGCCGGCAAACTGCGCGCCTGCTTTTGACGCTGCCCCAATTAAAAAAATTTTATTTGGCCGGAGGCACGGCGCTGGCGCTTCAGTTTGGGCATCGGGTCTCCATGGATTTGGACTTTTTCTCCCCGGATTACCCGCTTGACCCTAGTCATTTGGAGGCTTTAAAAACGGGGCTTCGTAAGATAGGACGCTTCGCCATTCGCAAAGAAGAAGAAGGTACCCTGCACGTTGTTATTTTGGAAACGGCCGTCAGTTTTTTGCGCTACCCCTACCCTGCGCTGAAACCTCTTCTATCCTGGGAAGGCTTAGCGGTCGCTTCCTACGAGGATATCGCATTGATGAAAATCGGCGCCATTATCGGGCGGGGAGCCAAAAAAGATTTTATCGATCTTTACACAATCAGTCAGAAAATCCCGTTAACGGATCTATTGAAACTGTCCGAGCAAAAATTCAAGCATTCGGCCGACTTTTATCTGCAAGCGGCCAAGGCCCTTGTTTACTTTGACGACGCGGAATCAGACCCAAGCCCCAGGTTGCTTAAGCCCGCGCGTTGGCCCCAAATCAAAAAATACTTCGAGCAAGAAGTCCCCAAGGCCGTAAAAGTCATCCTCAAGTCTAGTTAA
- a CDS encoding M48 family metalloprotease: protein MKKLTPSKSMLKTIGLNAVAFAALAQSALAGGIADPYSFDPSDPPMSVAWYHNPSEEVMRVFGRLWEVLGRFHAPVMPAFLEYKYTAGEDFSYAYSFSKPWERTDDRRKPALGAIVITRELMDSVRNEHELAWHIAHELAHIQFRHSEKLWRGSIAPTPDVEKEADTYAVIYMHEAGFNCKESEGVFRRMFEGWLRKGSDSERAWHESRDKARADMYHPLEERLNLYRSVCRWLNEGE, encoded by the coding sequence ATGAAAAAATTAACGCCCTCGAAAAGCATGCTTAAGACAATCGGGTTAAACGCCGTTGCGTTTGCCGCCTTGGCTCAATCTGCTCTGGCCGGAGGGATTGCCGATCCCTACAGTTTCGACCCGTCCGATCCCCCGATGAGCGTGGCTTGGTACCATAATCCAAGCGAAGAAGTAATGCGAGTCTTCGGCCGGCTTTGGGAGGTTCTGGGACGATTCCATGCCCCCGTTATGCCCGCCTTTTTAGAGTACAAGTACACGGCGGGCGAGGACTTCTCTTACGCTTACTCATTTAGCAAACCTTGGGAAAGGACAGACGACCGGCGCAAACCTGCCCTTGGCGCTATCGTGATCACCAGGGAACTGATGGATAGCGTTCGCAACGAGCATGAGCTGGCTTGGCACATCGCCCACGAACTGGCCCATATTCAATTTAGGCACTCTGAAAAACTATGGCGTGGGTCTATCGCCCCCACGCCAGACGTAGAAAAAGAAGCTGATACCTACGCCGTCATCTATATGCATGAGGCCGGTTTCAATTGCAAAGAAAGCGAAGGAGTATTCAGGCGTATGTTTGAAGGTTGGCTGCGAAAAGGTTCTGACTCAGAACGAGCGTGGCATGAATCAAGGGATAAAGCAAGGGCGGACATGTACCATCCGCTGGAAGAAAGGCTCAATTTATACCGTTCGGTTTGTCGTTGGTTAAACGAGGGGGAATGA